A genome region from Brooklawnia propionicigenes includes the following:
- a CDS encoding MvdC/MvdD family ATP grasp protein, which yields MTSSDQRPVLIVAPTEDVHARAVAAVLDRDFAVPAVIWDRATLPRDTAIDFRVGAAGSTAQLHTDAGDFPLDDFRSVWWRRALGFEIDPAVSDPRVRRYCATECDAFVKGVTRSLAVPFVNDPFAEIVASRKPFQLVTASRLGIPIPETLVTNNPAAVTDFWQAHHGDCIYKPLNAPDWTLPETRVLTQDDLTHLVKLRHAPMIVQEKIEKGVDVRVNIFGSQVFACEFDSALPEAQLDWRLDLTAQWRAHDLPTALGDRLVDLLRVLGLHYGCIDLRRQPDGEYRFFEVNPSGQFLFAEIDTGQPLLNALATLLVAQEAAAFEHHPEPSVRV from the coding sequence GTGACCTCGAGCGATCAGCGCCCCGTGCTGATCGTGGCGCCCACCGAAGACGTTCATGCCCGAGCGGTCGCCGCCGTGCTCGACCGCGATTTCGCCGTGCCCGCGGTGATCTGGGATCGGGCCACACTACCCAGGGACACCGCCATCGATTTTCGGGTGGGTGCCGCCGGCAGTACCGCGCAGCTGCACACCGACGCGGGCGACTTCCCATTGGACGACTTCCGCAGCGTCTGGTGGCGCCGGGCGCTCGGATTCGAGATCGACCCGGCGGTGAGCGACCCGCGCGTCCGCAGGTACTGCGCCACCGAATGCGATGCCTTCGTCAAGGGCGTCACCAGATCGCTGGCCGTTCCGTTCGTCAACGATCCATTCGCCGAGATCGTCGCGTCCCGGAAGCCGTTCCAGCTCGTTACTGCCAGCCGACTCGGAATCCCGATTCCAGAGACGCTGGTGACAAACAATCCGGCCGCGGTGACCGATTTCTGGCAGGCCCACCACGGCGATTGCATCTACAAGCCGCTGAACGCGCCCGACTGGACGCTGCCGGAGACCCGCGTCCTCACCCAGGACGACCTGACACATCTGGTAAAGCTGCGGCACGCGCCGATGATCGTCCAGGAGAAGATCGAGAAGGGAGTCGACGTCCGGGTGAACATCTTCGGCTCGCAGGTGTTCGCCTGCGAATTCGACTCTGCGTTGCCCGAGGCGCAGCTCGACTGGCGTCTCGACCTGACCGCGCAGTGGCGCGCGCATGACCTGCCAACCGCGCTCGGCGACCGACTTGTCGACCTGTTGCGAGTGCTGGGCCTGCACTATGGCTGCATCGATCTGCGACGTCAGCCGGACGGAGAGTACCGATTCTTCGAGGTCAACCCCTCGGGTCAGTTCCTGTTCGCCGAGATCGACACCGGCCAACCGCTGCTGAACGCCCTGGCGACCCTTCTCGTGGCGCAGGAGGCAGCCGCTTTCGAGCACCACCCAGAACCATCCGTTCGAGTTTGA
- a CDS encoding Fic family protein, producing MRGRPSRATVYARLDSQLTELRNRFGGLPSPEESAYVWADIWHLEAHHSTALEGNTLVLREVETLLDQGKAVGAKPLREYMEVKGYGDAASWVYREALGAGDRTANALITLQEVRHIHYLAMTLVWQVSPHPDATDAESPGNFRRHDIHPFEEGMTPPSWPLVPSLLDEWVTTINEIPTRLSGGANLPELLAEAHNHFERIHPFIDGNGRAGRLALNLVLVRLGYPPVVVLKEQRAAYLRAMQRADGGDFGPLGEILARGMIDNLNRFILPNVAGPAKLVPLASLVEHDLSLVALRAAAKRGRLDAHQRSDGQWLSTRKAVEAYKKSRHPGARRTTE from the coding sequence GTGAGAGGACGCCCGTCGCGCGCGACGGTCTATGCCCGGCTCGATAGCCAGCTGACCGAACTCCGCAACCGGTTCGGGGGGCTGCCGTCCCCTGAGGAATCGGCCTATGTGTGGGCCGACATCTGGCATCTGGAGGCGCACCACTCCACCGCCCTCGAGGGCAACACCCTCGTCCTGCGTGAGGTCGAGACCCTACTTGACCAGGGCAAGGCCGTCGGTGCCAAACCTCTGCGCGAGTACATGGAGGTCAAGGGTTACGGAGACGCCGCCTCCTGGGTCTATCGAGAGGCTTTGGGTGCAGGCGACAGAACCGCCAACGCCTTGATCACCCTCCAGGAAGTCCGGCACATCCACTACTTGGCCATGACACTGGTATGGCAAGTTTCCCCACATCCGGATGCAACCGACGCCGAATCGCCCGGCAACTTCCGACGCCATGACATCCACCCCTTTGAGGAAGGCATGACACCACCGTCATGGCCGCTGGTGCCCTCCCTGTTGGACGAATGGGTCACCACCATCAATGAGATCCCCACTCGGCTCAGCGGCGGCGCCAATTTGCCCGAACTCCTGGCCGAAGCCCACAATCACTTCGAGCGAATCCACCCCTTCATTGACGGCAACGGCCGTGCCGGCAGACTCGCATTGAACTTGGTGCTGGTCCGTCTCGGCTATCCGCCGGTCGTAGTCCTCAAGGAGCAACGCGCCGCATATCTGCGGGCCATGCAGCGCGCCGACGGGGGCGACTTCGGTCCCCTTGGTGAGATCTTGGCCAGAGGGATGATCGACAACCTCAACCGCTTCATCCTCCCCAACGTCGCCGGGCCTGCGAAGCTTGTGCCTCTGGCCTCGCTCGTCGAGCATGACCTCAGTCTCGTCGCGCTGCGCGCTGCGGCCAAACGTGGACGACTCGACGCTCACCAACGCAGCGACGGCCAGTGGCTCAGCACGCGCAAAGCCGTTGAGGCCTACAAGAAATCGCGCCATCCGGGAGCACGCCGCACTACCGAATGA
- a CDS encoding NifB/NifX family molybdenum-iron cluster-binding protein translates to MKLTVPIDEDGQVDSRFGRAARMAVGTVTDGGQLADWQVYDVGWDVLHDQSAHGQHHARVVRFLKDNEIDRVVFVQAGQSMLHTIDKMGLLLVQAPVMDAKDAILQAAALQEG, encoded by the coding sequence ATGAAGCTCACTGTTCCGATCGACGAAGACGGCCAGGTGGACTCCCGTTTCGGGAGGGCAGCTCGAATGGCTGTCGGCACCGTGACTGATGGCGGCCAACTGGCAGACTGGCAGGTATACGACGTCGGCTGGGATGTACTGCACGACCAGAGCGCGCATGGCCAGCATCATGCGCGAGTCGTGCGCTTTCTCAAGGACAACGAGATCGATCGGGTCGTCTTCGTCCAGGCAGGCCAGTCGATGTTGCACACCATCGACAAGATGGGTCTGCTGCTGGTTCAGGCTCCCGTGATGGACGCGAAAGACGCCATTCTGCAGGCGGCGGCTCTTCAGGAGGGCTGA
- the dprA gene encoding DNA-processing protein DprA has product MTDWDDERLARAVLTLVCEPGHLKLSRLISAHGAAATVDALRRSGDESAWAQRAKKADEAALRRNAEAAGLRFLIPGDPEWPARLDDLGNAVEVQGLGGIPVGLWAAGPLRVNEAAARSVAVVGARAATRYGEAVAGDLAAGLARESNGYVVVSGGAYGIDAAAHRGALASQGESIGIYAGGLDEAYPRGNGRLFEELKAEHLVISEMAPGIRVTRAAFLARNRLIAALTIGTVVVEAAARSGARNTASWASELGREVMAVPGSVHSAMSAGCHRLIRDGQATLVSDVDDVRALLAPMGLGPALADRGPDRMLDSVDPELLAVRESMPARSGISVPELAAKCGQPVPRIVGALVELEVLGLVAQDQTGAWRLKRSARAS; this is encoded by the coding sequence ATGACTGACTGGGATGACGAGCGGCTCGCCCGGGCGGTGCTGACTCTGGTCTGCGAGCCGGGGCATCTCAAGCTGTCTCGACTGATCTCGGCGCATGGTGCGGCGGCGACGGTGGATGCGCTGCGACGAAGCGGAGACGAATCGGCCTGGGCGCAGCGCGCAAAGAAGGCCGACGAAGCGGCGCTGAGGCGCAACGCCGAGGCCGCGGGACTGCGATTCCTGATCCCAGGCGACCCGGAGTGGCCGGCCCGGCTGGACGATCTCGGAAACGCAGTCGAGGTGCAGGGGCTCGGCGGGATACCGGTGGGTTTGTGGGCGGCCGGGCCGCTGCGGGTGAACGAGGCGGCGGCACGCAGCGTTGCCGTTGTTGGTGCCAGGGCAGCGACCCGCTATGGCGAGGCAGTGGCCGGTGACCTGGCCGCGGGGCTGGCACGCGAATCCAATGGCTACGTCGTGGTCTCCGGTGGTGCCTACGGGATTGATGCTGCCGCGCACCGGGGTGCGCTCGCCAGCCAAGGTGAGTCGATCGGGATCTATGCGGGTGGGCTCGACGAGGCGTATCCGCGAGGCAACGGCAGGCTCTTCGAGGAGCTGAAGGCCGAGCATCTGGTGATCTCGGAGATGGCGCCGGGGATCAGGGTGACCAGGGCTGCGTTCTTGGCCAGGAATCGGCTGATCGCCGCACTCACGATAGGAACGGTAGTGGTCGAGGCGGCTGCCAGGTCGGGCGCGCGCAACACTGCGAGTTGGGCGAGCGAGCTTGGACGCGAGGTGATGGCGGTGCCCGGATCGGTGCATTCGGCGATGTCGGCCGGCTGTCACCGGCTCATCCGTGACGGTCAGGCGACGCTGGTTTCCGATGTGGACGATGTGCGGGCATTGCTCGCGCCGATGGGGCTCGGACCGGCCCTCGCCGACCGCGGCCCCGATCGGATGCTGGATTCGGTTGATCCCGAACTGCTGGCTGTGCGGGAGTCGATGCCGGCCAGGTCGGGGATCAGTGTGCCCGAACTGGCCGCGAAGTGCGGGCAGCCCGTGCCGCGAATCGTCGGGGCTTTGGTTGAGCTCGAGGTATTGGGATTGGTGGCACAAGACCAGACGGGCGCATGGCGGCTCAAGCGGTCGGCGCGCGCGTCCTGA
- a CDS encoding YifB family Mg chelatase-like AAA ATPase, with the protein MEGTLVEVEAAIGGGLPRTVLVGLPDTALYEARDRCRAAVAGAGLAWPNQLLTINLTPASLPKAGSHYDLAIVAAILAASDVVPRRIAASSVLVGELGLDGRVREVRGVLPALLAAREVGFGTAIVPAGQVAEAQLVAGITVWGVGCLADLIEVLHGRPVLGAGPEPAPAEPRPCAYAPDLADVRGQREACWAMEVAAAGGHHILLHGAPGVGKSMLAERLPGLLPDLSIEEALEVSAVHSLAGHSLNDGLIRRPPYSSPHHNASMAAMVGGGARVARPGAISLAHRGVLFLDEAPEFSVRVLDALRTPMETGKVTIARSGSQVCYPARFQLVMAANPCQCGMLGVPGANCSCTPMSLRRYNERLSGPILDRIDIHHRLLPSLVVSSDVTAGEASATVAARVAVARERQSSRLRELPWRLNGDLPGAELRKLPHPQGMSLLDDAVRSGRLSARGVDKVLRIAWTLADLDARDRITRAHLAAALGLRQDSWRCAA; encoded by the coding sequence ATGGAAGGCACGCTGGTCGAGGTCGAGGCCGCGATCGGCGGTGGGCTGCCCCGTACAGTGCTGGTGGGCCTGCCGGATACTGCGCTCTACGAGGCGAGGGACCGCTGCCGGGCGGCAGTGGCCGGTGCTGGTCTGGCCTGGCCGAACCAGCTGCTGACCATCAATCTGACTCCCGCAAGCCTGCCGAAGGCCGGCTCGCACTATGACCTGGCGATCGTCGCTGCGATCCTGGCGGCCAGCGACGTGGTGCCGCGTCGCATAGCGGCGTCCAGCGTGCTGGTCGGCGAACTGGGCCTGGATGGGCGAGTGCGCGAAGTCCGCGGCGTGTTGCCCGCGCTGCTGGCCGCCCGCGAAGTCGGTTTCGGGACGGCCATCGTACCTGCCGGGCAGGTGGCAGAGGCGCAGCTGGTTGCTGGGATCACGGTTTGGGGGGTCGGTTGCCTGGCCGATCTGATCGAGGTGCTGCACGGGCGTCCGGTGCTGGGCGCCGGGCCGGAGCCCGCCCCAGCCGAGCCGCGGCCGTGCGCCTACGCTCCCGACCTGGCCGATGTGCGGGGTCAACGGGAGGCCTGTTGGGCGATGGAGGTGGCCGCGGCCGGAGGACACCACATCCTCCTGCACGGGGCGCCGGGGGTCGGCAAGTCGATGCTGGCCGAACGGCTGCCGGGCCTGCTGCCCGACCTGAGCATTGAAGAGGCGCTGGAGGTTTCGGCGGTGCACTCCCTTGCCGGGCACTCGTTGAATGATGGCTTGATCAGGCGTCCGCCTTATTCAAGTCCGCACCACAATGCGTCGATGGCCGCGATGGTGGGCGGCGGGGCGCGGGTGGCTCGTCCGGGAGCCATCTCATTGGCTCACCGCGGGGTGCTCTTCCTCGACGAGGCGCCGGAATTCAGTGTCCGGGTACTCGATGCATTGCGCACGCCCATGGAGACGGGGAAGGTGACGATCGCCCGCTCGGGCAGCCAGGTCTGCTACCCCGCGCGCTTCCAGCTGGTGATGGCCGCCAACCCGTGCCAGTGCGGCATGCTCGGGGTGCCGGGAGCAAACTGCAGCTGCACCCCGATGAGCCTGCGCCGCTACAACGAGCGGCTGAGCGGGCCCATCCTCGATCGGATCGACATTCATCACCGGTTGTTGCCGTCGCTGGTTGTGTCGAGCGACGTGACGGCGGGGGAGGCGAGTGCGACAGTCGCCGCGCGGGTGGCGGTGGCCCGCGAGCGGCAGTCGTCGCGATTGCGGGAGCTGCCTTGGCGGTTGAACGGCGACCTCCCCGGGGCCGAACTACGCAAGCTGCCGCACCCGCAGGGTATGTCGCTGCTGGACGATGCGGTGCGTTCGGGACGACTGAGCGCACGAGGGGTCGACAAGGTGCTGCGCATCGCCTGGACGCTGGCGGACCTGGATGCCCGCGACCGGATCACGCGGGCACATCTGGCGGCGGCGCTGGGGCTGCGGCAAGACAGCTGGAGGTGTGCGGCATGA
- a CDS encoding YraN family protein, whose translation MMRRSDSALDNRKQLGGWGEDLAADYLMSLGWVVTDRNWRCSVGEIDLACLEPCSGDLPNGVIVEVKCRSGTGFGDPLEAITYAKRQRLRQLATSWRRASGLAVSSLRVDAVGILKLPGSAPLIRHVRGVA comes from the coding sequence ATGATGCGACGTTCGGATTCGGCACTCGACAACAGAAAACAACTCGGCGGCTGGGGCGAAGACCTCGCGGCTGATTACCTGATGAGTCTCGGCTGGGTGGTCACCGACCGCAACTGGCGCTGCTCGGTCGGCGAGATCGACCTGGCATGCCTTGAGCCCTGCAGTGGGGACCTGCCCAACGGAGTCATCGTCGAGGTCAAATGCCGTAGCGGAACAGGTTTTGGTGATCCGCTGGAGGCAATCACCTACGCCAAACGACAACGGCTGCGCCAGCTCGCTACCAGCTGGCGGCGGGCCAGTGGCCTTGCGGTCTCGAGTCTGCGGGTCGACGCCGTCGGCATCCTCAAACTGCCGGGTTCGGCTCCGCTGATCAGGCATGTGCGAGGTGTGGCATGA
- a CDS encoding DUF2469 domain-containing protein — protein MSSDDLEAYEAKLELDLYREYKDVVDIFTYAVETERRFYLCNQVDLKVRTEGGDVYYEVSMGDAWVWDMYRPARFVKSAKVLTFRDVSIEEIQHRELEVPDQE, from the coding sequence ATGAGCAGTGACGATCTGGAAGCCTACGAGGCCAAGCTGGAACTCGACCTGTACCGCGAGTACAAGGACGTGGTCGACATCTTCACCTACGCGGTGGAGACGGAGCGGCGTTTCTACTTGTGCAACCAGGTCGATCTCAAGGTGCGCACCGAGGGTGGCGACGTCTACTACGAGGTCTCCATGGGTGATGCCTGGGTGTGGGACATGTACCGTCCGGCGCGATTCGTGAAGTCGGCGAAGGTGCTCACCTTCCGCGACGTTTCGATCGAAGAGATCCAGCACCGCGAGCTTGAGGTCCCCGACCAGGAGTGA